A single window of Periophthalmus magnuspinnatus isolate fPerMag1 chromosome 22, fPerMag1.2.pri, whole genome shotgun sequence DNA harbors:
- the wdr20a gene encoding WD repeat-containing protein 20, translating into MLISKMAAEGGGKEMNEIKTQFTTREGVYKLLTHSEYSRPNRVPFNSQGSNPVKVSFVNVNDQSGNGDRICFNVGRELYFYIYKGVRKAADLSKPIDKRIYKGTQPTCHDFNHLTATAESVSLLVGFSAGQVQLIDPIKKETSKLFNEERLIDKSRVTCVKWVPGSESLFLVSHSSGNMYLYNVEHTCGTTAPHYQLLKQGDNYSVHTCKSKSTRNPLLKWTVGEGALNEFSFSPDGKFLACVSQDGFLRVFNFDAVELHGTMKSYFGGLLCVCWSPDGKYIVAGGEDDLVTVWSFMDCRVIARGHGHKSWVSVVAFDHYTTSVEESEPMEFSGSDEDFQDQMIHLGRERANSTQSRLSKRNSTDSRPVSVTYRFGSVGQDTQLCLWDLTEDILFPHLPLSRTRTHTNVMNASSPPGGAPVITTTTTTNGNNSGANTPALNSVSSSLPRSNSLPHSAANTATANSTNKPSAGTGTGIMDSAIATGVSKFATLSLHDRKERHDKDHKRNHSMGHISSKSSDKLNLLTKSKTDPAKTLGTLLCPRMEDVPLLEPLICKKIAHERLTVLIFLEDCLVTACQEGFICTWARPGKVGLLSSQNQASSPSGTVV; encoded by the exons ATGTTGATTTCAAAGATGGCggcggagggaggagggaaggagatgaACGAGATCAAAACTCAGTTCACCACTCGGGAAGGCGTCTACAAACTCCTCACGCACTCCGAATACAGCCGCCCCAACCGGGTGCCTTTCAACTCGCAGGGATCCAACCCCGTCAAGGTCTCCTTCGTCAACGTGAACGACCAGTCCGGCAACGGCGACCGGATTTGCTTCAATGTGGGCCGCGAGCTCTACTTCTACATCTACAAAGGCGTCAGGAAG GCTGCAGACTTGAGTAAGCCTATAGACAAGCGCATCTACAAAGGAACACAGCCCACGTGTCATGACTTTAACCACCTAACAGCTACCGCCGAGAGCGTGTCTCTGCTCGTGGGCTTCTCTGCAGGACAGGTCCAGCTCATCGACCCCATCAAGAAGGAGACCAGCAAGCTCTTCAATGAGGAG AGGCTCATAGACAAGTCCAGGGTGACGTGTGTCAAGTGGGTGCCGGGCTCTGAGAGCCTGTTCCTGGTGTCCCATTCCAGTGGAAATATGTACCTGTACAACGTGGAGCACACGTGTGGCACGACAGCCCCTCACTACCAGCTCCTGAAGCAGGGGGACAACTACTCTGTGCACACGTGTAAGAGCAAGTCCACCCGCAACCCCCTCCTCAAATGGACTGTGGGGGAGGGGGCTCTCAACGAGTTCTCCTTCTCTCCGGATGGGAAGTTTCTGGCCTGTGTAAGCCAGGATGGCTTCCTCCGAGTCTTTAACTTTGATGCGGTGGAGCTGCATGGCACCATGAAAAGCTACTTCGGGGGCTTGCTGTGCGTGTGCTGGAGCCCTGACGGGAAATACATCGTGGCGGGTGGAGAGGACGACCTTGTGACTGTGTGGTCATTCATGGACTGCAGGGTGATCGCCCGCGGGCATGGACACAAGTCTTGGGTGAGTGTGGTGGCCTTTGACCACTACACCACCagtgtggaggagagtgagCCCATGGAGTTCAGCGGCAGTGATGAAGACTTCCAGGATCAGATGATCCACCTGGGCCGGGAGCGAGCCAACAGCACGCAGTCGCGCCTCTCCAAACGCAACTCCACGGACAGTCGGCCCGTCAGCGTCACCTACCGCTTTGGCTCGGTGGGACAGGACACTCAGCTGTGCCTCTGGGACCTGACCGAGGACATCCTTTTCCCCCACCTGCCCCTCTCACGGACACGGACTCACACTAATGTGATGAATGCCAGCAGCCCTCCAGGGGGTGCTCCTGTCATCAccactacaaccaccaccaatgGAAACAACAGCGGTGCTAACACGCCCGCGCTCAATTCTGTGTCCAGCTCACTCCCGCGCTCCAACAGCCTGCCGCACTCCGCCGCTAACACTGCTACGGCTAACAGCACCAACAAGCCCAGCGCGGGCACGGGCACAGGCATCATGGACAGTGCCATTGCCACCGGGGTCAGTAAGTTTGCCACGCTGTCTCTGCACGACCGCAAGGAACGCCACGATAAGGACCACAAACGCAACCACAGCATGGGGCACATCAGCAGCAAGAGCAGCGACAAGCTCAACCTGCTGACCAAGAGCAAAACAGACCCAGCCAAGACTCTGGGCACACTGCTGTGTCCGCGCATGGAGGATGTGCCTCTGCTCGAGCCCCTCATCTGTAAAAAGATAGCACACGAGAGACTCACCGTACTCATATTTTTAGAGGACTGTTTAGTGACTGCATGTCAGGAGGGATTTATTTGCACATGGGCCAGGCCAGGCAAAGTG gGTTTATTGTCATCCCAAAACCAGGCCAGCTCCCCCAGCGGAACAGTAGTATAG